GCCTCCAGGAACGCGCGGTCGTGGGAGACGACGACGAGCGCGCCGCCGTAGCCGCGCAGCACCTCCTCCAGCGCGTCGAGGCTGTCGAGGTCGAGGTGGTTGGTCGGCTCGTCGAGGAGCAGGAGCTTCGGCGGACGCCAGCCGTTCAGCGTGCACGCCAGCGCCGCGCGCAGCCGCTGCCCGCCGCTGAGCGTCCCCACCGGCTGGCGCACCGCGTCGCCCTCGAACAGGAAGCGGGCGAGCGCGTGGCGCGCCTCCGTCTCGCCGACGCCGGGGTTCGCGGCGCGGTAGTTGTCGAGCACGGACGCGTCCTCGCGCAGCCGCCGCGCGTGCTGGTCGAAGAACGCCACGTCGCCCGGCGCAATCCCCAGCCGCGCGGTGCCGCTCGTCGGCGCGATGAAGCCGATCGCGACGTGCAGCAGCGTCGTCTTTCCGCTCCCGTTCGGCCCGACGATCGCCACGCGCTCGGGGCCGACGATGCGCAGCGACACGTCCGCCGGCGCGGCCCGCGGCGCGCCGGGGTGGCGGACGGAGACGCGCTCCATCTCCAGCACCACTTTGCCGGCGGGGAGATCGACGGGCGGGAGATCGAGCGCCAGCCGCTCGCGCTCGTCCACCCGCGCGCGGGCGGCGGCGAGGCGCGTCCGACCCTCGGTGACGAGCCGCTCCGCCGTCTCGCGGACGCGCGCGCCGGTGTGCTGGCTGCGCTCGCGCTGCATCCCCAGCAGGATCTTCGGCGCGTTGGCCGTCGCCGCCGCTTTGGCGCCGCGGCTGGCGCGGCGCTCGTGGCGTTCGCGGATGCGCTGCGACTCGCGGCGGGCCTGCCGCAGCGCGTGTCCGGCGCTCTCCACCTCGCGCTCGGCCGCGGCGTCCTCCGCCGCCTTCTGCGCGCGAAACGCGTCGAAGTTGCCACCGTAGACGCGCACACCGCCGCCGGGCGTGAGCTCCACGATGCGATCCATCTCCCACAGCAGCGCGCGGTCGTGGCTGATGGCCAGCAGCCCGCCCGTCCATCCGCGCACGAAGCCGTACAGCGCCTCGCGCCCGGCGGCGTCGAGGTTGTTCGTCGGCTCGTCCAGCAGCAGGAAGTCGGGCGCGGAGAGCATCAGCCCCGCCAGCGCCACCCGCGTCGCCTCGCCGCCGCTGACGGTGCCGACGGGGCGGTCGAGGTGCAGGCGCGCGAGGCCGAAGCGCGCGAGCGCCGCCTCGGCCCGCTCGCGCAGATCCCAGCCGTCGCCGACCAGCTCGAAGTCGCGCGGCGATCCATCTCCCGCGAACACGCGGTCGAGCGCGGCCAGACGCCGGTCGATGCCGAGCACGGCGGCCAGCGTGCGGCCGGCGCGCACCTGGAAGTCCTGCGGCAAATAGCCGACGGTGCCGCGGCGCTGGACGGAGCCGCGCGACGGCGTCAGCTCGCCGGCCAGGATGCGGACGAGCGTGGTCTTGCCGGCGCCGTTGGGGCCGACCAGTCCGGTGCGCTCGCGGCCGAAGCCGAGCGTGATATCGGTGAAGAGGGTGCGGCCGTCAGCGAGCGCGTGGCCCAGCCGGTCGGCGGCGATGCGAAAGTCGTGGAGAACAGCAGGCACAGGGGCACACTCCGGTCCTGTCGGTGATGGTTGCGTGGACACCGGTCAGGAGCAGGATCATCGGAGCGTGTGCCTGGTTCTGGTGGAGATGCGCGGCTCGCACCGCCGCGAAGAGGAGGACGAAAGATCGGAGAAACGGATGATCGGTCAAGTGGGAAGGAATAGCGGGCTCTGGCTGCCGGGCGTTGGCCGGGCGAATGAATTCACGGCAACAAGGGCACAAAGTCCCTGCGGGACTGTATCCCCCGCATCCAGCCGATCGGGAAGCCTCGGCGTGGCCTCAGGTGATCCGGGAGGGGCACCGAAGTCCACCCATCGCACGGATACGTACCGGCAGTCCCGAAGGGACTTCGTGCTGTTGTTGCCGTGAATTCCATTCGCCCGGCATCCCCGCGCGGTTATTCGCGCTTCCACACCATCACCTCCCCATCCCCCACGAAGCCCATGCGGCGGTACAGGCTGCGGCTGCGCGGCGTGGGCCAGAGGAAGGCCTCGTGCACCCCCACCTCCGCGCACGTCTCCAGCGCCGCGGCCAGGAGCCGCGCGCCGACGCCGCCGCCGCGCAGCCCGTCGCGCACGTAGAGGTTGGTGACGTAGCCGTGCACCTCGGGCTCGTCCACCGGGTTCGGCATCTTCTCCATCAGCTGGAGCCAGACGTTGCCAACCGCCTCGCCGCCCGATTCCGCCACCCACGCCCGCCACGCGCCCTTATCCCCCAGCCGCGCGCGCATCCATTCGCCGCAGCGCGCGAGGAACGCGCCGCGATCCTCGTTCACCTCGCCGATCGACGCGCGGAACTCCCAGCGCAGCGCGGCCAACGCGGGCGCGTCGTCCGCCGTCGCCGCGCGGACCGCGACGGCGGGAGCGTTAGACGGACTCCTCGGAGTCGTCGTCATCGTCCTCATCATCGCCCGGCGCGGGCTGGTTCGGCGAGGGCTGCGGGGACGGGTTCCACCCCGCGGGCTCGGGGCCCAGGATCTCGCGCGCCTGGATCTGCGCCTGGTTCAGCTCGCGGCGCAGCGTGTCGTAGCGGTCGAAGGCGTCGCGGCCGACGCGCTGGTCGGCGTTCGTCGTCAGCCCGTAGAGATACTGGATCTGCGCCTGCAGGCCGGGTCGGCTGTAGCGGATGGGCGGCGTCACCAGCACCGCCTCGAGCGCCGTCAGCCGCGCCAGCGCGTCACCCTGCGCGGTGCGCTTCGCCTCCGCCACGCGGGCGACGAGGCGGTTCACCTCCGTCACCATCTCCCGCACGCGCAGGTTGTGAGAGAGCTGCGCCTCCAGGTCCGCCTGCGTCACCCCGTCGCGGGCGATGCGCGGGTCGATGCGAACGACCAGCGGCTGCGTCATCGTCGTCCCCCCGACCGTCATCTCCACCGTGTAGCTCCCGGGGACGATGGCCGGCCCGCCGCGGCCGTTCGCGCGCCCCGCGTCCCACGGCCCCGGCCAGGCCAGGTCCCACGCGATGCGGTTCATCCCCACGGCCGCGGGGATCGGCGCCGTCCCCGCGCGCTCGGGGCTGGCGGCGGCGCGGCGCGAGGTATCGCTGCTCAGCTCGCGCACCAGCCGCCCCTGCGCGTCGCGGATGCGGATCCACACCGGCGCGGCCGGCGGCGAGGCGAGGTGGTAGTCGATGAGGGCGCCGGCGGGCGGATACTGCGGCGCGTCCGGCCGCGCGATCCCCGACTCCGGCCCGCCGAAGCCGCCCGACCAGCGCGCGCGCACCGCGTCTCTCGGGCGGAAGAGGAAGGCGCGGGCGCGGGCCACGGAGTCGGCCAGTTGGTGCAGCGGCGCCAGGTCGTCCATGATCCAGAACCCGCGCCCCTGCGTGCTCAGCACCAGGTCCTGCCGGTGCACCTTGATGTCGGTGACCGGCGTGCGCGGCAGGTTCTGCTGGAACGGCTGCCAGTGCGCGCCGTCGTCGAAGCTCACGTACATCCCGAACTCCGTCCCCGCGTACAGCAGCCCGGGGCGCGACGGGTCCTCGCGCACCACGCGCACCGGCTCGCCGTCGGGGATGCCGTTGCGCCCGTCGGTGATCCGCGTCCACGTCCGCCCGTAGTCCGAGGTGCGGTAGACGTACGGCCGGAAGTCGCCCAGCAGGTAGCGCAGCACGGCCACGTACGCGCCGCCACGCCGGTGCGGGCTCGGCTCCACCGTCTGCACCCGCCCCCCCGGCGGCAGCCCGCGCGGGGTGACGTCGGCCCACGTCCGCCCGTTGTCGCGGGTGACGTGCACCGGCCCGTCGTTGGCCCCCGTCCAGATCACCCCCGGCTCCAGCGCCGACTCGCGGATCGCGTAGAGCGTGCTGTAGATCTCCTCGCCGGTCACGTCGATGGTGATGGGCTCGCCGGAGACCCTGGACTGGTAGCGCGGGTCGTTCGCCGTCAGGTCGGGCGAGATGCGCTCCCACGTCACCCCGCCGTCCGTCGTCCGGTGCACGTACTGCGAGCCGTAGTAGACCACGCGCGGGTCGTGCGGGCTGATCTCCATCGGCGACACGCGCTGGAAGCGGTAGATCAGCTCGCGCGGCGGCATCCCGTAGATGGACTGCGCGCCCACCCAGTACTGCTGCTCCTGCCCGGTGCGCAGCGACATCCGCGCGAACTGGCCCTTGCACGAGCCGTAGACGGTGTCCGGCTGGGTGGGGTGGGGGATGATGGGTCCCGTCTCGCACCCCGGCCCCTGGCGCCAGGTCTGCGCGGGATCGTCCACCCCGCCCTGCTGCAGCGGGAGCGAGGCGACGATCAGCGTGGTGTTGTCCTGCTGCGCGCCGTAGACGCGGTAGGGGAACTGGTTGTCGACGTAGACCTGGTAGATCTCGGCCGTCGGCTGGTTCATCTGGGTCGACCATGTCCGGCCGCCGGTCAGGGAGACGTTGGCCCCGCCGTCGTTGCTCTGGATCATGATCTCCGGCGTGCGGGGATTGATCCACAGGTCGTGGTTGTCGCCGTGCGGCGTGCGCACCGTGCTCCACGTCCGCCCGCCGTCCGCCGACCTGTAGAAGCCCTCGGTGCCGACGTACACCACGTCCGCGTTCGTCGGGTCCGCGGTGATGTTGCAGTAGTAGAAGGGGCGGGTGATCAGCTCGCGCCGGTCGCTCACCAGCGTCCACGTGTCGCCCGCGTCGTCGGAGCGATACAGCCCGCCGCCGGGGCTCGCCTCGACCAGCGCATACACGCGGCGGGGATCGGCGGCGGAGACGGCGAGGTTGCTCTTGCCGAACAGTCCGGTCGGCAGCCCGCCGCCCAGCTTGCGCCAGGTCGTCCCCCCGTCGGTGCTGCGGTAGACCCCGCCCTCGCGCGCGCCGGAGATGATGGTCCACGGCTTCCGCTCGCCGCGCCACATCGACGCGTAGACCACCTC
This genomic interval from Longimicrobium sp. contains the following:
- a CDS encoding GNAT family N-acetyltransferase; the protein is MTTTPRSPSNAPAVAVRAATADDAPALAALRWEFRASIGEVNEDRGAFLARCGEWMRARLGDKGAWRAWVAESGGEAVGNVWLQLMEKMPNPVDEPEVHGYVTNLYVRDGLRGGGVGARLLAAALETCAEVGVHEAFLWPTPRSRSLYRRMGFVGDGEVMVWKRE
- a CDS encoding ABC-F family ATP-binding cassette domain-containing protein codes for the protein MPAVLHDFRIAADRLGHALADGRTLFTDITLGFGRERTGLVGPNGAGKTTLVRILAGELTPSRGSVQRRGTVGYLPQDFQVRAGRTLAAVLGIDRRLAALDRVFAGDGSPRDFELVGDGWDLRERAEAALARFGLARLHLDRPVGTVSGGEATRVALAGLMLSAPDFLLLDEPTNNLDAAGREALYGFVRGWTGGLLAISHDRALLWEMDRIVELTPGGGVRVYGGNFDAFRAQKAAEDAAAEREVESAGHALRQARRESQRIRERHERRASRGAKAAATANAPKILLGMQRERSQHTGARVRETAERLVTEGRTRLAAARARVDERERLALDLPPVDLPAGKVVLEMERVSVRHPGAPRAAPADVSLRIVGPERVAIVGPNGSGKTTLLHVAIGFIAPTSGTARLGIAPGDVAFFDQHARRLREDASVLDNYRAANPGVGETEARHALARFLFEGDAVRQPVGTLSGGQRLRAALACTLNGWRPPKLLLLDEPTNHLDLDSLDALEEVLRGYGGALVVVSHDRAFLEAIGVERTVELA